GTTTCAATTCCTTTAATTTTGGCGTAGAATTTGAATTTTAAACTATAAGATTAAACTTACTTTTAATTTGGTGGATATAATCATTCGGCTTATTTTTGGCAATTCAAAAATATCTTAACTTAATTAAATTTATTACATGAAAAAATTATTACTTTCTGCAGCTATTGCTGTAATTGGTTTGAGTCAAGTATCAGCTCAAGAGTTTAGCTTTGGTCCTAAAGCTGGTGTGAATTTTGCAACATTAACAGGTGATATTGAAGATGCTGAATTTAAAGTAGGCTTACACATTGGTGGTGCAGCTGAATATATGTTCGATGAAAAAATGGGCCTTCAAGCCGAGTTATTATACTCAATGCAAGGTGCGAAAAACGAATATACTGAAACGTCAACTATTGGTGGAGTTACCGAAAGAGATTTTGAAAAATCTACTTTAAAATTAAATTATATCAATTTACCAGTAATGTTTAAGTATTACATCGTAGATGGCTTTAACGTTGAAGTAGGACCACAAGTTAGCTTTTTGGTTTCTGCTAAAGGTGAATATGAGTATGAGTACTCTATATCTGGAGGTGGAACAGATTTTTCAGAATCAGGATCAGAAGAAATTGATATTGATGACGAATTAAAAGGAATTGATTTCGGTCTTAATTTTGGTTTAGGCTATAAATTAGATAACGGCCTAAACTTTGGAGCACGTTATAATTTAGGTTTAATGAATATTAATGATGAGGA
Above is a window of Bizionia sp. M204 DNA encoding:
- a CDS encoding porin family protein, producing the protein MKKLLLSAAIAVIGLSQVSAQEFSFGPKAGVNFATLTGDIEDAEFKVGLHIGGAAEYMFDEKMGLQAELLYSMQGAKNEYTETSTIGGVTERDFEKSTLKLNYINLPVMFKYYIVDGFNVEVGPQVSFLVSAKGEYEYEYSISGGGTDFSESGSEEIDIDDELKGIDFGLNFGLGYKLDNGLNFGARYNLGLMNINDEDEFRDEYKINNGVIQISAGFMF